One stretch of Pararhizobium qamdonense DNA includes these proteins:
- a CDS encoding type II toxin-antitoxin system MqsR family toxin, producing the protein MEKKRPSYDLKAIQRALASVEQLSITTSALRDAVAIGFDRAAIVETIELVEPRMFYKSMTTFADHRVWQDVYHVPARGFVLYVKFQANVVTEFTVMSFKEKS; encoded by the coding sequence ATGGAAAAGAAGCGCCCGTCTTACGATCTCAAGGCGATACAGCGTGCGCTCGCATCGGTCGAGCAACTGTCCATAACGACGTCTGCGCTTCGGGATGCCGTCGCGATCGGTTTCGATCGCGCGGCCATTGTTGAAACGATTGAGCTGGTCGAGCCGAGAATGTTTTATAAATCGATGACGACTTTCGCTGATCATCGGGTTTGGCAGGATGTTTATCACGTGCCGGCGCGGGGTTTTGTTCTCTACGTCAAATTCCAGGCGAATGTCGTAACGGAGTTTACGGTCATGTCCTTCAAGGAGAAATCGTAA
- a CDS encoding heme-dependent oxidative N-demethylase family protein gives MTITFRNETFRDDFTFRNSLTNIRRFPFPFDRDEYMYSVNMEPHIRGKADSVFENLIDVDEHYVAEMQDREMVLKEDPLRCQALPHMMAAQWDVLELLMEHQAQDYPDHFTLTKTGDRWRWINRPLGIDDTFTFGDPSTLPYPPMEYITRQAQGDFCIVDQRDNNLWMDAGMVTTQADWSLDFDIGMNFMEWHGPVPLAHQIGVFDRALKFLLNLQQGKPTRRLNWTMTVNPRLDTSPENYHKWGPDRLTVTPENVGEKMHLRVELQSLWRLPRSNAILFVIRCYLISLDELVTVPKWARRLPRVLKSLPPEIIDYKGLTRNRPIMIDWLAKYDDGAPTSAGIYPD, from the coding sequence ATGACCATCACGTTCAGGAACGAAACGTTCCGCGACGACTTCACCTTCCGCAACAGCCTTACCAATATCAGGCGCTTTCCCTTCCCCTTCGACCGCGACGAATACATGTATTCCGTCAACATGGAGCCGCATATCCGCGGCAAGGCCGATAGCGTTTTTGAAAACCTCATCGACGTTGACGAGCACTATGTCGCCGAGATGCAGGACCGGGAGATGGTGCTGAAGGAAGACCCGCTGCGCTGCCAGGCCCTGCCGCATATGATGGCGGCGCAATGGGACGTGCTGGAACTCTTGATGGAGCATCAGGCGCAGGACTATCCCGATCATTTCACGCTGACAAAGACCGGCGACCGCTGGCGCTGGATCAACCGCCCGCTGGGTATCGACGACACCTTCACCTTCGGCGATCCCTCCACGCTTCCCTACCCGCCGATGGAATATATCACCCGCCAGGCGCAGGGCGATTTCTGCATCGTGGACCAGCGCGACAACAATCTGTGGATGGATGCCGGCATGGTCACCACCCAGGCCGACTGGTCGCTCGATTTCGATATCGGCATGAACTTCATGGAATGGCACGGCCCGGTGCCGCTCGCCCACCAGATCGGCGTCTTCGACCGGGCGCTGAAATTCCTGCTCAACCTGCAGCAGGGAAAGCCGACCCGGCGCCTCAACTGGACCATGACCGTCAATCCGAGGCTCGATACCTCTCCGGAAAACTACCACAAATGGGGTCCCGACCGCCTGACCGTGACGCCGGAGAATGTCGGCGAAAAAATGCACCTGCGCGTCGAACTGCAGAGCCTGTGGCGCCTGCCGCGTTCCAACGCCATCCTCTTCGTCATCCGCTGCTACCTGATCAGCCTCGACGAACTGGTCACCGTGCCGAAATGGGCCCGCCGCCTGCCGCGCGTACTGAAAAGCCTGCCCCCTGAAATCATCGACTACAAGGGCCTGACCCGCAACCGCCCGATCATGATCGACTGGCTGGCGAAATATGACGACGGCGCGCCGACAAGCGCGGGGATCTATCCGGATTAG
- a CDS encoding DUF982 domain-containing protein, which produces MRTTLSYKRFPTPVRVVIQQSQENIIATAWDAVEFLRRWTGKRGLAYRRALQHCLDALDGIRSPQKAWASFIAAMKEEGLLA; this is translated from the coding sequence ATGAGGACGACGTTGAGTTACAAACGCTTTCCAACCCCCGTCAGAGTGGTCATCCAGCAGAGCCAGGAAAACATCATCGCGACCGCCTGGGACGCCGTGGAATTCCTGCGCCGCTGGACCGGCAAGCGTGGCCTTGCCTATCGCCGCGCCCTGCAACATTGCCTGGACGCCCTCGACGGCATCCGCAGCCCGCAGAAAGCCTGGGCCTCGTTCATCGCCGCCATGAAGGAAGAAGGCCTGCTCGCCTGA
- a CDS encoding aminomethyltransferase family protein: MALSWRFSALGDRHRALGSNLEDWSGMGTAWTYDKDISEEHIAVRTKAGIMDVSGLKKVHLVGPHAIAILEYITTRDMTKVYPGKSVYACMLNDRGHFTDDCIVYRTGPNSWMLVHGSGSGFEEIVKQAQGRNCAVLFDDDLHDLSLQGPLAVDYLEKYVPGIRDLKYFHHMQTTLFGAPVMISRTGYTGERGYEIFVRGQDAGMVWDRIVDEGKEMGIIPVCFSVLDMLRVESYLLFYPYDNSQMYPFANEQPGDSLWELGLDFTVSPGKTGFRGAEEHARLKGKERFKIFGLLIEADGPADLGDEVWDGDKKVGVITCPSYSKLTNRSMAIMRVEVPYAVQGTKLQVKGKTVNAPAIAHTITFDDPKKTKRTAQG, translated from the coding sequence ATGGCACTTAGCTGGCGTTTCTCCGCCCTGGGCGATCGGCATCGGGCATTGGGGTCCAATCTTGAAGACTGGAGCGGCATGGGAACCGCCTGGACCTATGACAAGGATATTTCCGAAGAACACATTGCCGTGCGCACCAAGGCCGGCATCATGGATGTTTCCGGCCTGAAGAAGGTGCATCTGGTCGGCCCGCATGCGATTGCCATCCTGGAATATATCACCACCCGCGACATGACGAAGGTCTATCCCGGCAAGTCCGTCTATGCCTGCATGCTGAACGATCGCGGCCATTTTACCGACGATTGCATCGTCTACCGCACCGGCCCGAATTCCTGGATGCTGGTGCATGGCTCGGGCTCCGGTTTTGAGGAAATCGTCAAGCAGGCACAGGGCCGCAATTGCGCCGTGCTGTTCGACGACGACCTGCATGACCTGTCACTGCAGGGACCGCTTGCCGTCGATTATCTCGAAAAATACGTGCCCGGCATCCGCGACCTCAAATATTTCCACCATATGCAGACGACCCTGTTCGGCGCCCCGGTGATGATCTCGCGCACCGGCTATACCGGCGAACGCGGCTACGAAATCTTCGTGCGCGGCCAGGATGCCGGCATGGTCTGGGACCGGATCGTCGATGAAGGCAAGGAGATGGGCATCATCCCCGTCTGCTTCAGCGTTCTCGACATGCTGCGGGTCGAAAGCTACCTGCTGTTCTATCCCTACGACAATTCGCAGATGTATCCGTTCGCCAACGAGCAGCCCGGCGACAGCCTGTGGGAACTCGGCCTCGATTTCACCGTCAGCCCCGGTAAGACCGGTTTTCGCGGCGCCGAGGAACATGCCCGCCTCAAAGGCAAGGAGCGCTTCAAGATCTTCGGCCTGCTGATCGAGGCCGACGGACCGGCCGATCTCGGCGACGAAGTCTGGGATGGCGACAAAAAAGTCGGCGTCATCACCTGCCCGTCCTATTCCAAGCTCACCAACCGCTCGATGGCGATCATGCGCGTCGAGGTTCCCTATGCCGTCCAGGGCACCAAGCTCCAGGTGAAGGGAAAGACGGTCAACGCACCGGCGATCGCCCACACGATCACCTTCGATGATCCGAAAAAGACGAAACGGACGGCGCAAGGCTGA
- a CDS encoding DUF1989 domain-containing protein has translation MSDSGQFTGTLMPPRPSTILRPGMPALAAGVERYRVKGRGTTVVKVTAGDRITIKDIEGGQLCEVSFIDAKGRFNAAGLGTGFSRPAFGLQEILARDEESARRTLSALRRRNVDPADAQALVLFGEKSSPGSSADLTMALDGLLVVAAPAPPMDAETQNTATALELRVTRSKIERTYEDLLPEPMADPVQDLRIKAARASAYFVRAGEFIQVIDVSGRQCTDFQAFSARKVDKGLDLALDATVTRTLLGRSYPTPGLPSKAFDRDFEPLVEIVQDTVGRHDAFATACNSRYYDDMGYPGHVNCTDNFNHALAPYGIAPRKGWEALNYFYNTNVDHHNQLDLDEPWSRPGDYVLMRALTDLVCVSSSCPDDIDAANAWNPTDIHVRTYSNTEKFSRAVAIRMTPDAEPEMTQETAFHPRLSALTRNHTEYRGYWLPNRFNNEGPIEEYWACREKAVVMDLSPLRKFEVTGPDAEALLQYCCTRDIRKLSPGQVVYTAMCYENGGMIDDGTVFRLGENNFRWIGGDDVSGIWLREQAEKMGYKAWVRSSTDQMHNLAVQGPNSREIIKEIIWTAPSQPSIAELEWFRFAVGRIGHFEGAPVVVSRTGYTGELGYEIFCHPKDALAVFDAVWETGQKHGLKPMGLEALDMVRIEAGLVFAHYDFSDQTDPFEAGIGFTVPLKSKTEDFIGRDALIKRKENPRYKLVGLDIDANDAVGHGDPVHIGRAQVGVITSATRSPLLKKTIALARMDVLHSDVGTEVEIGKLDGQQKRLPGRIVPFAHYDPQKLKPRS, from the coding sequence ATGAGCGATTCCGGACAATTTACCGGCACATTGATGCCACCACGCCCGAGCACGATTCTACGGCCTGGGATGCCAGCACTTGCCGCGGGCGTCGAGCGCTACCGCGTTAAGGGACGTGGAACGACTGTGGTTAAAGTCACGGCCGGTGACCGGATCACGATCAAGGATATCGAGGGTGGCCAGCTTTGCGAGGTCAGCTTCATCGATGCAAAAGGGCGGTTCAATGCGGCCGGTCTTGGCACTGGGTTCTCGCGTCCTGCGTTCGGGCTGCAGGAAATCCTTGCGCGGGACGAAGAGAGCGCGCGGCGCACACTGTCAGCTTTGAGGCGGCGCAACGTCGATCCCGCGGATGCGCAGGCGCTGGTCCTGTTTGGGGAAAAGTCCTCGCCGGGCTCCTCGGCCGATCTGACGATGGCGCTGGACGGCTTGCTGGTTGTCGCGGCACCGGCGCCGCCGATGGATGCGGAGACGCAAAATACGGCAACAGCACTCGAACTGCGCGTCACCCGCTCGAAGATCGAGCGGACCTATGAGGACTTGCTGCCGGAACCGATGGCCGATCCCGTGCAGGATCTGCGCATCAAGGCGGCGCGGGCATCGGCCTATTTCGTGCGGGCGGGCGAATTCATCCAGGTCATCGACGTGTCTGGACGGCAATGCACCGATTTCCAGGCGTTTTCGGCCCGCAAGGTCGATAAGGGACTGGATCTGGCACTCGATGCGACGGTGACGCGCACGCTTCTCGGACGCAGCTACCCGACCCCCGGCCTGCCGTCCAAGGCGTTCGACCGGGATTTTGAGCCGCTGGTGGAGATCGTCCAGGATACGGTCGGCCGTCACGATGCCTTCGCCACCGCCTGCAATTCGCGCTATTACGACGACATGGGCTATCCGGGGCACGTCAATTGCACGGATAATTTCAACCATGCGCTGGCGCCCTACGGCATTGCGCCGCGCAAGGGCTGGGAAGCGCTCAATTATTTCTACAATACCAATGTCGATCATCACAACCAGCTCGATCTCGACGAGCCCTGGTCGCGGCCGGGCGACTATGTGCTGATGCGGGCGCTGACCGATCTTGTCTGCGTTTCCTCGTCCTGCCCCGACGATATCGATGCGGCCAATGCCTGGAACCCGACCGACATTCATGTCCGCACCTATTCGAACACGGAAAAATTCTCGCGCGCCGTCGCCATCCGAATGACCCCTGATGCAGAGCCCGAAATGACCCAGGAAACCGCCTTTCATCCGCGCCTGTCGGCACTGACGCGCAATCATACCGAATATCGCGGCTACTGGTTGCCGAACCGCTTCAACAATGAGGGGCCGATCGAGGAATATTGGGCCTGCCGGGAAAAGGCCGTGGTCATGGACCTGTCGCCGCTGCGCAAATTCGAGGTGACCGGCCCGGACGCGGAGGCGCTTTTGCAATATTGCTGTACCCGCGATATCCGCAAGCTGTCGCCGGGGCAGGTGGTCTATACGGCAATGTGCTACGAGAATGGCGGCATGATCGACGACGGCACGGTGTTCCGGCTGGGCGAGAACAATTTCCGCTGGATCGGCGGCGACGATGTCAGCGGCATCTGGCTGCGCGAGCAGGCGGAAAAGATGGGCTACAAGGCCTGGGTCCGCTCCTCCACCGACCAGATGCACAATCTCGCCGTCCAGGGCCCCAATAGCCGCGAGATCATCAAGGAGATCATCTGGACGGCACCATCGCAACCGTCGATCGCGGAACTTGAATGGTTCCGTTTTGCCGTCGGCCGTATCGGTCATTTCGAGGGCGCGCCGGTCGTCGTCTCGCGCACCGGCTATACCGGCGAACTCGGCTACGAAATCTTCTGTCATCCGAAGGACGCGCTTGCCGTGTTCGATGCCGTCTGGGAGACGGGGCAAAAGCATGGGCTGAAGCCGATGGGGCTGGAGGCGCTCGACATGGTGCGCATCGAGGCGGGGCTGGTCTTTGCCCATTATGACTTTTCCGACCAGACCGACCCGTTCGAGGCCGGTATCGGCTTCACCGTGCCGCTGAAATCAAAGACCGAGGATTTCATCGGCCGCGACGCGCTGATCAAACGCAAGGAAAACCCGCGCTACAAGCTGGTCGGGCTCGATATCGACGCCAATGACGCCGTCGGCCATGGTGACCCCGTCCATATCGGCCGGGCACAGGTCGGCGTCATCACCAGCGCGACACGCTCGCCGCTGCTGAAGAAGACGATCGCGCTGGCGCGGATGGATGTGCTGCATTCGGATGTCGGCACCGAGGTTGAAATCGGCAAGCTCGATGGCCAGCAAAAGCGGCTGCCGGGGCGGATCGTGCCGTTTGCGCATTACGATCCGCAAAAGCTGAAGCCGCGGTCGTGA
- a CDS encoding PDR/VanB family oxidoreductase codes for MSLNTDMPVRVADVTAVTDLVKRFRFERLDGHPMPFFSGGAHVVVSMNDNGLLRRNPYSLMSNPDDNSAYEISVLRVPNSRGGSVFMHEQVKPGDQLTVSQPVNLFAPDHRGRKHILIAGGIGITPFIAMMEQFSRDNIAFELHYAIRSRSHGAYWQHLIDRYGPRRIKVYVDEEKSYIPVAAITDNQPLGTHLYVCGPAGMIDGVLMTALKAGWPKENLHSERFLAPPAGLPFQVFLEKSGIHMTVGEHQSILEAAEAHGCDAPYMCRGGACGQCETAVSSCDGTLEHNDIYLSDEEKASGRKVMICVSRFKGQQLVLQL; via the coding sequence GTGAGCCTCAACACCGACATGCCCGTCCGGGTCGCTGACGTCACTGCGGTGACCGATCTCGTCAAACGCTTCCGCTTCGAGCGGCTGGACGGTCATCCCATGCCGTTCTTTTCCGGCGGTGCCCACGTCGTCGTCTCGATGAACGACAATGGCCTTTTACGCCGCAATCCCTACTCGCTGATGTCCAATCCCGACGACAACAGCGCCTATGAAATCAGCGTGCTCAGGGTGCCCAATTCCCGCGGCGGCTCGGTCTTCATGCATGAACAGGTTAAGCCCGGCGATCAGCTGACCGTCAGCCAACCGGTCAATCTCTTTGCGCCGGATCATCGCGGCCGCAAGCATATCCTGATTGCCGGTGGCATCGGCATCACCCCGTTCATCGCGATGATGGAGCAGTTCAGCCGCGACAACATCGCCTTCGAACTGCACTACGCCATTCGCTCGCGCTCGCACGGCGCCTATTGGCAGCACCTCATCGACCGCTACGGCCCGCGCCGCATCAAGGTCTATGTGGATGAGGAAAAGAGCTATATCCCCGTGGCCGCCATCACCGACAACCAGCCGCTGGGCACGCATCTCTATGTCTGCGGCCCGGCCGGCATGATCGACGGTGTGCTGATGACGGCGCTGAAAGCCGGATGGCCGAAGGAAAACCTGCATTCGGAACGCTTCCTGGCGCCACCCGCCGGCCTGCCGTTCCAGGTCTTCCTCGAAAAATCCGGCATCCACATGACCGTTGGCGAACACCAGAGCATTCTGGAGGCGGCCGAAGCGCATGGCTGCGACGCCCCCTACATGTGCCGTGGCGGCGCCTGCGGCCAGTGCGAAACCGCAGTCTCGTCCTGCGACGGAACGCTGGAACACAATGATATCTACCTGTCGGACGAGGAAAAAGCGTCCGGCAGAAAGGTCATGATCTGCGTCTCGCGGTTCAAAGGCCAGCAACTCGTTCTTCAACTCTAG
- a CDS encoding type II toxin-antitoxin system MqsA family antitoxin has protein sequence MSVEKLAGQMPSPENGEMLKRSVRPFTVSYKGKSRLVDLPGYYPAGDGDGVHVGKDMDVVDQALREIKEEVDGLPSPATIRRIRTKLKLSQREAGQIFRVGESAFDKYERGLIEPSGPTIQLFRMLDRHPELVEDLRSF, from the coding sequence ATGTCGGTTGAAAAGCTTGCCGGCCAAATGCCTTCGCCGGAAAACGGAGAAATGTTGAAACGAAGCGTTCGCCCTTTCACCGTATCGTACAAGGGCAAAAGCCGCCTGGTGGATCTTCCTGGATATTATCCAGCCGGAGATGGGGACGGTGTGCATGTCGGCAAGGATATGGACGTCGTGGACCAGGCTCTCAGGGAGATCAAGGAGGAAGTCGATGGACTTCCATCTCCCGCAACGATCCGTCGCATCCGTACCAAGCTCAAGCTTTCGCAGAGGGAGGCTGGGCAGATTTTTCGGGTCGGTGAAAGCGCTTTCGACAAATATGAGCGCGGGCTTATCGAACCAAGCGGCCCAACGATTCAGCTTTTCAGAATGTTGGACCGTCATCCGGAGCTCGTCGAGGATCTCCGGTCGTTTTGA
- a CDS encoding NAD(P)-binding domain-containing protein: MTRVAVIGAGPSGLAQLRAFQSAAQKGAEIPEVVCFEKQADWGGLWNYTWRTGLDEYGEPVHGSMYRYLWSNGPKECLEFADYSFEEHFGKPIGSYPPRAVLWDYIKGRVEKADVRKWVRFSTPVRMVRFDEATKKFTVTAHNRVEDRMYDEEFDYVVVASGHFSTPNVPYFEGVKTFGGRVLHAHDFRDALEFKDKDVLIVGRSYSAEDIGSQCWKYGAKSVTTSYRSKPMGFKWPERFEERPLLQKLVNKTAHFADGSTKEVDALILCTGYLHHFPFLPDDLRLKTANRLWSDNLYKGVVYEDNPQLMYIGMQDQFYTFNMFDAQAWFARDVIMDRIKLPSKDEMKAHFDTWRAREETLEDAEQMIWFQGDYVIELLADTDYPKFDVEGTNKTFMEWEHHKGENIMGFRDNAYASLMTGTMAPKHHTPWLEAMDDTLEVYLKN; the protein is encoded by the coding sequence ATGACCAGAGTAGCCGTGATCGGCGCGGGGCCATCGGGCCTTGCCCAGTTGAGAGCCTTCCAGTCCGCCGCCCAGAAGGGTGCTGAAATCCCCGAAGTGGTCTGCTTCGAAAAACAGGCCGACTGGGGCGGCCTTTGGAACTATACCTGGCGCACCGGGCTCGACGAATATGGCGAACCCGTCCATGGCAGTATGTACCGCTATCTCTGGTCGAACGGCCCCAAGGAATGCCTGGAATTCGCCGATTATTCCTTCGAGGAGCATTTCGGCAAGCCGATCGGCTCCTATCCGCCCCGCGCGGTGCTGTGGGACTATATCAAGGGCCGCGTCGAAAAGGCCGACGTGCGCAAATGGGTGCGCTTCTCCACACCGGTGCGCATGGTGCGGTTCGACGAGGCAACGAAGAAGTTCACAGTGACGGCACATAATCGCGTCGAGGACCGGATGTATGACGAGGAGTTCGACTATGTCGTCGTCGCCTCCGGCCATTTCTCGACACCGAACGTCCCCTATTTCGAAGGCGTGAAAACCTTCGGCGGCCGCGTCCTGCACGCCCATGATTTCCGCGATGCGCTGGAATTCAAGGACAAGGACGTGCTGATCGTCGGCCGCAGCTATTCCGCAGAAGATATCGGCTCGCAATGCTGGAAATATGGCGCGAAATCCGTAACCACCAGCTACCGCTCCAAGCCGATGGGCTTCAAATGGCCGGAACGCTTCGAGGAACGGCCGCTCCTGCAGAAGCTTGTCAACAAGACGGCGCATTTCGCCGACGGATCGACCAAGGAGGTCGATGCGCTGATCCTGTGCACCGGTTACCTTCACCATTTCCCGTTCCTGCCAGACGACCTGCGCCTGAAGACCGCCAACCGGCTCTGGTCCGACAATCTCTACAAGGGCGTCGTCTACGAGGACAATCCGCAGCTGATGTATATCGGCATGCAGGACCAGTTCTACACCTTCAACATGTTCGACGCCCAGGCCTGGTTTGCCCGCGACGTCATCATGGACCGCATCAAGCTGCCCTCCAAGGACGAAATGAAGGCGCATTTCGACACTTGGCGCGCCCGCGAGGAAACGCTTGAAGACGCCGAACAGATGATCTGGTTCCAGGGCGATTACGTCATCGAACTGCTTGCAGACACCGACTATCCGAAGTTCGACGTCGAGGGCACCAACAAGACCTTCATGGAATGGGAACACCACAAGGGCGAAAACATCATGGGCTTCCGCGATAACGCCTATGCATCGCTGATGACCGGGACGATGGCCCCCAAGCATCATACGCCGTGGCTGGAAGCGATGGACGATACGCTGGAGGTTTATCTGAAAAACTGA
- a CDS encoding dimethylamine monooxygenase subunit DmmA family protein, with protein sequence MLVKGIKSRPEYKGLDIDPHAKRHLFVLEGEGAAALTGQVDLKGKDFLAKSEILYLAAGAAPKAYDVVLSALSPDIFWQAPTLQPLLFRLRACLEQARMGTRLYIAGTEGFIGQIMQVALEFGIDFNSIHTEHRGSTARRVQCVHCKGITDNVTTSPFACSHCGLPLLVRDHYSRRLGAFQGVNIDAEEPGTAPAPEEMFP encoded by the coding sequence ATGCTCGTAAAAGGGATCAAAAGTAGGCCGGAATATAAGGGGCTCGACATCGATCCCCACGCAAAGCGCCACCTCTTCGTCCTCGAGGGCGAAGGGGCGGCCGCCCTCACCGGCCAGGTGGACCTGAAGGGCAAGGATTTTCTGGCAAAATCGGAAATCCTCTATCTGGCCGCAGGCGCTGCACCGAAAGCCTATGACGTGGTTCTTTCGGCTCTGTCGCCCGACATCTTCTGGCAGGCGCCGACACTTCAGCCGTTGTTGTTTCGCCTGCGCGCCTGTCTGGAGCAGGCCCGGATGGGAACGCGGCTCTACATCGCCGGCACAGAAGGCTTTATCGGCCAGATCATGCAGGTGGCGCTGGAATTCGGCATCGATTTCAACTCGATCCATACCGAACATCGCGGCTCGACGGCGCGCCGGGTGCAATGCGTGCATTGCAAGGGCATCACCGATAACGTCACCACCAGCCCCTTTGCCTGCAGCCATTGCGGCTTGCCGCTCCTGGTGCGCGACCACTATTCCAGACGTCTCGGCGCCTTCCAGGGCGTCAACATCGATGCAGAAGAACCGGGTACGGCGCCTGCCCCTGAGGAGATGTTCCCGTGA